In the Cheilinus undulatus linkage group 19, ASM1832078v1, whole genome shotgun sequence genome, one interval contains:
- the mak gene encoding serine/threonine-protein kinase MAK isoform X7 has translation MFSENEIRNILFQVLSGLVFVHKHGFFHRDIKPENLLCMGPELVKIADFGLAREIRSKPPYTDYVSTRWYRAPEVLLRSISYSSPIDLWAVGCIMAELYTLRPLFPGNSEVDEIFKICQVLGTVKKADWPEGYQLAAAMNFRFPQCVPTHLKTLIPNASNEAITLMKDLLQWDPKKRPTAVQALRYPYFQVGQILGPRPQSQDVKKAQARMQAQRQTPESKTEPQQTSSESKASTSSSRNHQQHQPLQQIPLPQTECKPGLSHAKASSVGSENSISGGGVGVLKSGRRRWGQTVAKTSDSWEESDPSETSASNSKKPSLGNAVEEKASVEHRPLPKEQKPLYSYSTVTKLPNNIKTNQIDSNLPGSAARQHYLSQSRYLPGLITKNQNSSGDKEMAGMSLRDLWENSSNTVNKPLAPIGTRVNADENASKSLDNPQEKAIVKERVLEKIDLSKGTFVSTKYNLSGGYIPSFQKKEVGSVGQRIQLAPLAGQHAINLSSSPDNKKDKPKSEKNKPISNSSLSDSNGDFDNWRRRADRTQMKGNSYSALGKNSGNILTRAPTVQPVHGRVDWTSKYGGNR, from the exons ATGTTctctgaaaatgaaatcaggAACATCTTGTTTCAAGTTCTGTCTGGGTTGGTTTTTGTACATAAGCACG GTTTCTTTCATCGTGATATAAAGCCAGAGAATCTTCTATGCATGGGTCCAGAACTGGTCAAAATAGCAGATTTTGGACTGGCCAGAGAGATCCGCTCCAAACCTCCCTACACAGACTACGTGTCAACGAGATG GTATCGAGCTCCAGAGGTTCTGCTCAGGTCGATTTCCTACAGCTCTCCCATTGACCTGTGGGCTGTGGGCTGCATCATGGCTGAACTCTACACTCTCAGACCTCTATTTCCTGGAAACAGTGAAGTGGATGAGATCTTTAAAATCTGTCAAGTCCTAGGCACAGTCAAAAAG GCAGATTGGCCGGAGGGCTACCAGCTCGCAGCTGCTATGAACTTTCGGTTCCCCCAGTGTGTGCCGACCCACCTGAAGACCCTCATCCCAAATGCCAGTAATGAGGCCATCACTCTGATGAAGGACCTGCTGCAGTGGGACCCAAAGAAGAGACCGACTGCTGTGCAG GCCCTGCGTTATCCATACTTCCAGGTAGGACAAATTTTAGGACCTCGTCCTCAGAGCCAGGATGTGAAGAAAGCACAAGCAAGGATGCAAGCCCAGAGGCAGACACCAGAGAGCAAGACCGAACCCCAACAGACTTCATCTGAGTCCAAAGCCTCAACTTCCTCCTCCAGAAACCATCAGCAGCATCAGCCTCTTCAGCAGATCCCCCTACCCCAAACAGAGTGTAAACCAGGTCTCAGCCATGCA AAAGCATCATCAGTGGGCAGTGAGAACAGTATCTCTGGTGGAGGAGTGGGGGTGTTAAAGAGTGGCCGTCGTCGCTGGGGCCAGACGGTGGCCAAGACCTCAGATAGTTGGGAGGAATCTGACCCCTCAGAAACATCTGCCTCCAACTCCAAGAAACCCAGCCTAGGGAACGCAGTGGAGGAGAAGGCCTCTGTGGAGCACCGACCACT GCCAAAGGAGCAGAAACCTTTGTATTCATACAGCACAGTGACAAAGCTACCCAATAATATTAAAACTAACCAAATAGACTCCAATCTACCTGGATCTGCTGCACGGCAGCATTACCTGAGCCAGTCGAGATACTTGCCAG GGTTGATCACCAAGAATCAGAATTCCTCTGGAGATAAGGAGATGGCTGGCATGTCGCTGCGGGACTTGTGGGAGAACTCCTCAAACACAGTCAATAAACCACTCGCTCCAATTGGAACCAGAGTCAATGCAG ATGAGAATGCCTCTAAATCTTTGGATAACCCACAAGAGAAAGCTATTGTTAAAGAAAGAGTTCTTGAGAAAATCGATCTCTCCAAAG ggACCTTTGTAAGCACCAAATACAACCTCTCTGGAGGTTATATCCCGTCATTCCAAAAGAAAGAGGTGGGCTCTGTGGGACAAAGAATCCAGCTTGCTCCTTTAGCTGGACAGCATGCAA TTAATCTTTCCTCATCTCCTGATAATAAAAAAGACAAgccaaaatctgaaaaaaacaagcCCATTTCCAACTCATCTTTGAGTGACTCTAATGGAg ATTTCGATAACTGGAGAAGGAGAGCAGACAGGACTCAGATGAAGGGGAACAGCTACTCGGCCCTGGGAAAAAACTCCGGGAACATCCTCACCAGAGCTCCAACTGTACAGCCGGTCCATGGCAGGGTAGACTGGACATCCAAATATGGAGGAAATCGATAG
- the mak gene encoding serine/threonine-protein kinase MAK isoform X6 yields the protein MMNRYTTLKQLGDGTYGSVLMGRSNESGELVAIKRMKRKFYSWEECMNLREVKSLKKLNHANVVKLKEVIRENDHLYFVFEYMKENLYQLMKDRENKMFSENEIRNILFQVLSGLVFVHKHGFFHRDIKPENLLCMGPELVKIADFGLAREIRSKPPYTDYVSTRWYRAPEVLLRSISYSSPIDLWAVGCIMAELYTLRPLFPGNSEVDEIFKICQVLGTVKKADWPEGYQLAAAMNFRFPQCVPTHLKTLIPNASNEAITLMKDLLQWDPKKRPTAVQALRYPYFQVGQILGPRPQSQDVKKAQARMQAQRQTPESKTEPQQTSSESKASTSSSRNHQQHQPLQQIPLPQTECKPGLSHAKASSVGSENSISGGGVGVLKSGRRRWGQTVAKTSDSWEESDPSETSASNSKKPSLGNAVEEKASVEHRPLPKEQKPLYSYSTVTKLPNNIKTNQIDSNLPGSAARQHYLSQSRYLPGLITKNQNSSGDKEMAGMSLRDLWENSSNTVNKPLAPIGTRVNAGTFVSTKYNLSGGYIPSFQKKEVGSVGQRIQLAPLAGQHANFDNWRRRADRTQMKGNSYSALGKNSGNILTRAPTVQPVHGRVDWTSKYGGNR from the exons ATGATGAACCGTTACACCACCCTGAAGCAGCTGGGTGACGGCACCTATGGCAGCGTGCTGATGGGGAGAAGCAACGAGTCTGGAGAGCTGGTCGCTATCAAGAG AATGAAGAGGAAGTTTTATTCATGGGAAGAATGTATGAACCTACGAGAGGTGAAG TCACTGAAGAAACTGAACCATGCCAACGTGGTGAAACTGAAGGAGGTTATCAGAGAGAACGATCACCTCTACTTTGTCTTTGAATATATGAAGGAGAACCTCTATCAGCTTATGAAGGACAG AGAGAATAAGATGTTctctgaaaatgaaatcaggAACATCTTGTTTCAAGTTCTGTCTGGGTTGGTTTTTGTACATAAGCACG GTTTCTTTCATCGTGATATAAAGCCAGAGAATCTTCTATGCATGGGTCCAGAACTGGTCAAAATAGCAGATTTTGGACTGGCCAGAGAGATCCGCTCCAAACCTCCCTACACAGACTACGTGTCAACGAGATG GTATCGAGCTCCAGAGGTTCTGCTCAGGTCGATTTCCTACAGCTCTCCCATTGACCTGTGGGCTGTGGGCTGCATCATGGCTGAACTCTACACTCTCAGACCTCTATTTCCTGGAAACAGTGAAGTGGATGAGATCTTTAAAATCTGTCAAGTCCTAGGCACAGTCAAAAAG GCAGATTGGCCGGAGGGCTACCAGCTCGCAGCTGCTATGAACTTTCGGTTCCCCCAGTGTGTGCCGACCCACCTGAAGACCCTCATCCCAAATGCCAGTAATGAGGCCATCACTCTGATGAAGGACCTGCTGCAGTGGGACCCAAAGAAGAGACCGACTGCTGTGCAG GCCCTGCGTTATCCATACTTCCAGGTAGGACAAATTTTAGGACCTCGTCCTCAGAGCCAGGATGTGAAGAAAGCACAAGCAAGGATGCAAGCCCAGAGGCAGACACCAGAGAGCAAGACCGAACCCCAACAGACTTCATCTGAGTCCAAAGCCTCAACTTCCTCCTCCAGAAACCATCAGCAGCATCAGCCTCTTCAGCAGATCCCCCTACCCCAAACAGAGTGTAAACCAGGTCTCAGCCATGCA AAAGCATCATCAGTGGGCAGTGAGAACAGTATCTCTGGTGGAGGAGTGGGGGTGTTAAAGAGTGGCCGTCGTCGCTGGGGCCAGACGGTGGCCAAGACCTCAGATAGTTGGGAGGAATCTGACCCCTCAGAAACATCTGCCTCCAACTCCAAGAAACCCAGCCTAGGGAACGCAGTGGAGGAGAAGGCCTCTGTGGAGCACCGACCACT GCCAAAGGAGCAGAAACCTTTGTATTCATACAGCACAGTGACAAAGCTACCCAATAATATTAAAACTAACCAAATAGACTCCAATCTACCTGGATCTGCTGCACGGCAGCATTACCTGAGCCAGTCGAGATACTTGCCAG GGTTGATCACCAAGAATCAGAATTCCTCTGGAGATAAGGAGATGGCTGGCATGTCGCTGCGGGACTTGTGGGAGAACTCCTCAAACACAGTCAATAAACCACTCGCTCCAATTGGAACCAGAGTCAATGCAG ggACCTTTGTAAGCACCAAATACAACCTCTCTGGAGGTTATATCCCGTCATTCCAAAAGAAAGAGGTGGGCTCTGTGGGACAAAGAATCCAGCTTGCTCCTTTAGCTGGACAGCATGCAA ATTTCGATAACTGGAGAAGGAGAGCAGACAGGACTCAGATGAAGGGGAACAGCTACTCGGCCCTGGGAAAAAACTCCGGGAACATCCTCACCAGAGCTCCAACTGTACAGCCGGTCCATGGCAGGGTAGACTGGACATCCAAATATGGAGGAAATCGATAG
- the mak gene encoding serine/threonine-protein kinase MAK isoform X4, with protein sequence MMNRYTTLKQLGDGTYGSVLMGRSNESGELVAIKRMKRKFYSWEECMNLREVKSLKKLNHANVVKLKEVIRENDHLYFVFEYMKENLYQLMKDRENKMFSENEIRNILFQVLSGLVFVHKHGFFHRDIKPENLLCMGPELVKIADFGLAREIRSKPPYTDYVSTRWYRAPEVLLRSISYSSPIDLWAVGCIMAELYTLRPLFPGNSEVDEIFKICQVLGTVKKADWPEGYQLAAAMNFRFPQCVPTHLKTLIPNASNEAITLMKDLLQWDPKKRPTAVQALRYPYFQVGQILGPRPQSQDVKKAQARMQAQRQTPESKTEPQQTSSESKASTSSSRNHQQHQPLQQIPLPQTECKPGLSHAKASSVGSENSISGGGVGVLKSGRRRWGQTVAKTSDSWEESDPSETSASNSKKPSLGNAVEEKASVEHRPLPKEQKPLYSYSTVTKLPNNIKTNQIDSNLPGSAARQHYLSQSRYLPGLITKNQNSSGDKEMAGMSLRDLWENSSNTVNKPLAPIGTRVNADENASKSLDNPQEKAIVKERVLEKIDLSKGTFVSTKYNLSGGYIPSFQKKEVGSVGQRIQLAPLAGQHANFDNWRRRADRTQMKGNSYSALGKNSGNILTRAPTVQPVHGRVDWTSKYGGNR encoded by the exons ATGATGAACCGTTACACCACCCTGAAGCAGCTGGGTGACGGCACCTATGGCAGCGTGCTGATGGGGAGAAGCAACGAGTCTGGAGAGCTGGTCGCTATCAAGAG AATGAAGAGGAAGTTTTATTCATGGGAAGAATGTATGAACCTACGAGAGGTGAAG TCACTGAAGAAACTGAACCATGCCAACGTGGTGAAACTGAAGGAGGTTATCAGAGAGAACGATCACCTCTACTTTGTCTTTGAATATATGAAGGAGAACCTCTATCAGCTTATGAAGGACAG AGAGAATAAGATGTTctctgaaaatgaaatcaggAACATCTTGTTTCAAGTTCTGTCTGGGTTGGTTTTTGTACATAAGCACG GTTTCTTTCATCGTGATATAAAGCCAGAGAATCTTCTATGCATGGGTCCAGAACTGGTCAAAATAGCAGATTTTGGACTGGCCAGAGAGATCCGCTCCAAACCTCCCTACACAGACTACGTGTCAACGAGATG GTATCGAGCTCCAGAGGTTCTGCTCAGGTCGATTTCCTACAGCTCTCCCATTGACCTGTGGGCTGTGGGCTGCATCATGGCTGAACTCTACACTCTCAGACCTCTATTTCCTGGAAACAGTGAAGTGGATGAGATCTTTAAAATCTGTCAAGTCCTAGGCACAGTCAAAAAG GCAGATTGGCCGGAGGGCTACCAGCTCGCAGCTGCTATGAACTTTCGGTTCCCCCAGTGTGTGCCGACCCACCTGAAGACCCTCATCCCAAATGCCAGTAATGAGGCCATCACTCTGATGAAGGACCTGCTGCAGTGGGACCCAAAGAAGAGACCGACTGCTGTGCAG GCCCTGCGTTATCCATACTTCCAGGTAGGACAAATTTTAGGACCTCGTCCTCAGAGCCAGGATGTGAAGAAAGCACAAGCAAGGATGCAAGCCCAGAGGCAGACACCAGAGAGCAAGACCGAACCCCAACAGACTTCATCTGAGTCCAAAGCCTCAACTTCCTCCTCCAGAAACCATCAGCAGCATCAGCCTCTTCAGCAGATCCCCCTACCCCAAACAGAGTGTAAACCAGGTCTCAGCCATGCA AAAGCATCATCAGTGGGCAGTGAGAACAGTATCTCTGGTGGAGGAGTGGGGGTGTTAAAGAGTGGCCGTCGTCGCTGGGGCCAGACGGTGGCCAAGACCTCAGATAGTTGGGAGGAATCTGACCCCTCAGAAACATCTGCCTCCAACTCCAAGAAACCCAGCCTAGGGAACGCAGTGGAGGAGAAGGCCTCTGTGGAGCACCGACCACT GCCAAAGGAGCAGAAACCTTTGTATTCATACAGCACAGTGACAAAGCTACCCAATAATATTAAAACTAACCAAATAGACTCCAATCTACCTGGATCTGCTGCACGGCAGCATTACCTGAGCCAGTCGAGATACTTGCCAG GGTTGATCACCAAGAATCAGAATTCCTCTGGAGATAAGGAGATGGCTGGCATGTCGCTGCGGGACTTGTGGGAGAACTCCTCAAACACAGTCAATAAACCACTCGCTCCAATTGGAACCAGAGTCAATGCAG ATGAGAATGCCTCTAAATCTTTGGATAACCCACAAGAGAAAGCTATTGTTAAAGAAAGAGTTCTTGAGAAAATCGATCTCTCCAAAG ggACCTTTGTAAGCACCAAATACAACCTCTCTGGAGGTTATATCCCGTCATTCCAAAAGAAAGAGGTGGGCTCTGTGGGACAAAGAATCCAGCTTGCTCCTTTAGCTGGACAGCATGCAA ATTTCGATAACTGGAGAAGGAGAGCAGACAGGACTCAGATGAAGGGGAACAGCTACTCGGCCCTGGGAAAAAACTCCGGGAACATCCTCACCAGAGCTCCAACTGTACAGCCGGTCCATGGCAGGGTAGACTGGACATCCAAATATGGAGGAAATCGATAG
- the mak gene encoding serine/threonine-protein kinase MAK isoform X1: protein MMNRYTTLKQLGDGTYGSVLMGRSNESGELVAIKRMKRKFYSWEECMNLREVKSLKKLNHANVVKLKEVIRENDHLYFVFEYMKENLYQLMKDRENKMFSENEIRNILFQVLSGLVFVHKHGFFHRDIKPENLLCMGPELVKIADFGLAREIRSKPPYTDYVSTRWYRAPEVLLRSISYSSPIDLWAVGCIMAELYTLRPLFPGNSEVDEIFKICQVLGTVKKADWPEGYQLAAAMNFRFPQCVPTHLKTLIPNASNEAITLMKDLLQWDPKKRPTAVQALRYPYFQVGQILGPRPQSQDVKKAQARMQAQRQTPESKTEPQQTSSESKASTSSSRNHQQHQPLQQIPLPQTECKPGLSHAKASSVGSENSISGGGVGVLKSGRRRWGQTVAKTSDSWEESDPSETSASNSKKPSLGNAVEEKASVEHRPLPKEQKPLYSYSTVTKLPNNIKTNQIDSNLPGSAARQHYLSQSRYLPGLITKNQNSSGDKEMAGMSLRDLWENSSNTVNKPLAPIGTRVNADENASKSLDNPQEKAIVKERVLEKIDLSKGTFVSTKYNLSGGYIPSFQKKEVGSVGQRIQLAPLAGQHAINLSSSPDNKKDKPKSEKNKPISNSSLSDSNGDFDNWRRRADRTQMKGNSYSALGKNSGNILTRAPTVQPVHGRVDWTSKYGGNR from the exons ATGATGAACCGTTACACCACCCTGAAGCAGCTGGGTGACGGCACCTATGGCAGCGTGCTGATGGGGAGAAGCAACGAGTCTGGAGAGCTGGTCGCTATCAAGAG AATGAAGAGGAAGTTTTATTCATGGGAAGAATGTATGAACCTACGAGAGGTGAAG TCACTGAAGAAACTGAACCATGCCAACGTGGTGAAACTGAAGGAGGTTATCAGAGAGAACGATCACCTCTACTTTGTCTTTGAATATATGAAGGAGAACCTCTATCAGCTTATGAAGGACAG AGAGAATAAGATGTTctctgaaaatgaaatcaggAACATCTTGTTTCAAGTTCTGTCTGGGTTGGTTTTTGTACATAAGCACG GTTTCTTTCATCGTGATATAAAGCCAGAGAATCTTCTATGCATGGGTCCAGAACTGGTCAAAATAGCAGATTTTGGACTGGCCAGAGAGATCCGCTCCAAACCTCCCTACACAGACTACGTGTCAACGAGATG GTATCGAGCTCCAGAGGTTCTGCTCAGGTCGATTTCCTACAGCTCTCCCATTGACCTGTGGGCTGTGGGCTGCATCATGGCTGAACTCTACACTCTCAGACCTCTATTTCCTGGAAACAGTGAAGTGGATGAGATCTTTAAAATCTGTCAAGTCCTAGGCACAGTCAAAAAG GCAGATTGGCCGGAGGGCTACCAGCTCGCAGCTGCTATGAACTTTCGGTTCCCCCAGTGTGTGCCGACCCACCTGAAGACCCTCATCCCAAATGCCAGTAATGAGGCCATCACTCTGATGAAGGACCTGCTGCAGTGGGACCCAAAGAAGAGACCGACTGCTGTGCAG GCCCTGCGTTATCCATACTTCCAGGTAGGACAAATTTTAGGACCTCGTCCTCAGAGCCAGGATGTGAAGAAAGCACAAGCAAGGATGCAAGCCCAGAGGCAGACACCAGAGAGCAAGACCGAACCCCAACAGACTTCATCTGAGTCCAAAGCCTCAACTTCCTCCTCCAGAAACCATCAGCAGCATCAGCCTCTTCAGCAGATCCCCCTACCCCAAACAGAGTGTAAACCAGGTCTCAGCCATGCA AAAGCATCATCAGTGGGCAGTGAGAACAGTATCTCTGGTGGAGGAGTGGGGGTGTTAAAGAGTGGCCGTCGTCGCTGGGGCCAGACGGTGGCCAAGACCTCAGATAGTTGGGAGGAATCTGACCCCTCAGAAACATCTGCCTCCAACTCCAAGAAACCCAGCCTAGGGAACGCAGTGGAGGAGAAGGCCTCTGTGGAGCACCGACCACT GCCAAAGGAGCAGAAACCTTTGTATTCATACAGCACAGTGACAAAGCTACCCAATAATATTAAAACTAACCAAATAGACTCCAATCTACCTGGATCTGCTGCACGGCAGCATTACCTGAGCCAGTCGAGATACTTGCCAG GGTTGATCACCAAGAATCAGAATTCCTCTGGAGATAAGGAGATGGCTGGCATGTCGCTGCGGGACTTGTGGGAGAACTCCTCAAACACAGTCAATAAACCACTCGCTCCAATTGGAACCAGAGTCAATGCAG ATGAGAATGCCTCTAAATCTTTGGATAACCCACAAGAGAAAGCTATTGTTAAAGAAAGAGTTCTTGAGAAAATCGATCTCTCCAAAG ggACCTTTGTAAGCACCAAATACAACCTCTCTGGAGGTTATATCCCGTCATTCCAAAAGAAAGAGGTGGGCTCTGTGGGACAAAGAATCCAGCTTGCTCCTTTAGCTGGACAGCATGCAA TTAATCTTTCCTCATCTCCTGATAATAAAAAAGACAAgccaaaatctgaaaaaaacaagcCCATTTCCAACTCATCTTTGAGTGACTCTAATGGAg ATTTCGATAACTGGAGAAGGAGAGCAGACAGGACTCAGATGAAGGGGAACAGCTACTCGGCCCTGGGAAAAAACTCCGGGAACATCCTCACCAGAGCTCCAACTGTACAGCCGGTCCATGGCAGGGTAGACTGGACATCCAAATATGGAGGAAATCGATAG
- the mak gene encoding serine/threonine-protein kinase MAK isoform X11, producing the protein MMNRYTTLKQLGDGTYGSVLMGRSNESGELVAIKRMKRKFYSWEECMNLREVKSLKKLNHANVVKLKEVIRENDHLYFVFEYMKENLYQLMKDRKKLFPESVIRNISFQILQGLSFIHKHGFFHRDIKPENLLCMGPELVKIADFGLAREIRSKPPYTDYVSTRWYRAPEVLLRSISYSSPIDLWAVGCIMAELYTLRPLFPGNSEVDEIFKICQVLGTVKKADWPEGYQLAAAMNFRFPQCVPTHLKTLIPNASNEAITLMKDLLQWDPKKRPTAVQALRYPYFQVGQILGPRPQSQDVKKAQARMQAQRQTPESKTEPQQTSSESKASTSSSRNHQQHQPLQQIPLPQTECKPGLSHAKASSVGSENSISGGGVGVLKSGRRRWGQTVAKTSDSWEESDPSETSASNSKKPSLGNAVEEKASVEHRPLPKEQKPLYSYSTVTKLPNNIKTNQIDSNLPGSAARQHYLSQSRYLPGLITKNQNSSGDKEMAGMSLRDLWENSSNTVNKPLAPIGTRVNAGTFVSTKYNLSGGYIPSFQKKEVGSVGQRIQLAPLAGQHANFDNWRRRADRTQMKGNSYSALGKNSGNILTRAPTVQPVHGRVDWTSKYGGNR; encoded by the exons ATGATGAACCGTTACACCACCCTGAAGCAGCTGGGTGACGGCACCTATGGCAGCGTGCTGATGGGGAGAAGCAACGAGTCTGGAGAGCTGGTCGCTATCAAGAG AATGAAGAGGAAGTTTTATTCATGGGAAGAATGTATGAACCTACGAGAGGTGAAG TCACTGAAGAAACTGAACCATGCCAACGTGGTGAAACTGAAGGAGGTTATCAGAGAGAACGATCACCTCTACTTTGTCTTTGAATATATGAAGGAGAACCTCTATCAGCTTATGAAGGACAG aaaaaaattgttCCCTGAGTCAGTGATCAGAAACATAAGCTTTCAGATTTTACAAGGCCTGTCCTTTATACACAAACATG GTTTCTTTCATCGTGATATAAAGCCAGAGAATCTTCTATGCATGGGTCCAGAACTGGTCAAAATAGCAGATTTTGGACTGGCCAGAGAGATCCGCTCCAAACCTCCCTACACAGACTACGTGTCAACGAGATG GTATCGAGCTCCAGAGGTTCTGCTCAGGTCGATTTCCTACAGCTCTCCCATTGACCTGTGGGCTGTGGGCTGCATCATGGCTGAACTCTACACTCTCAGACCTCTATTTCCTGGAAACAGTGAAGTGGATGAGATCTTTAAAATCTGTCAAGTCCTAGGCACAGTCAAAAAG GCAGATTGGCCGGAGGGCTACCAGCTCGCAGCTGCTATGAACTTTCGGTTCCCCCAGTGTGTGCCGACCCACCTGAAGACCCTCATCCCAAATGCCAGTAATGAGGCCATCACTCTGATGAAGGACCTGCTGCAGTGGGACCCAAAGAAGAGACCGACTGCTGTGCAG GCCCTGCGTTATCCATACTTCCAGGTAGGACAAATTTTAGGACCTCGTCCTCAGAGCCAGGATGTGAAGAAAGCACAAGCAAGGATGCAAGCCCAGAGGCAGACACCAGAGAGCAAGACCGAACCCCAACAGACTTCATCTGAGTCCAAAGCCTCAACTTCCTCCTCCAGAAACCATCAGCAGCATCAGCCTCTTCAGCAGATCCCCCTACCCCAAACAGAGTGTAAACCAGGTCTCAGCCATGCA AAAGCATCATCAGTGGGCAGTGAGAACAGTATCTCTGGTGGAGGAGTGGGGGTGTTAAAGAGTGGCCGTCGTCGCTGGGGCCAGACGGTGGCCAAGACCTCAGATAGTTGGGAGGAATCTGACCCCTCAGAAACATCTGCCTCCAACTCCAAGAAACCCAGCCTAGGGAACGCAGTGGAGGAGAAGGCCTCTGTGGAGCACCGACCACT GCCAAAGGAGCAGAAACCTTTGTATTCATACAGCACAGTGACAAAGCTACCCAATAATATTAAAACTAACCAAATAGACTCCAATCTACCTGGATCTGCTGCACGGCAGCATTACCTGAGCCAGTCGAGATACTTGCCAG GGTTGATCACCAAGAATCAGAATTCCTCTGGAGATAAGGAGATGGCTGGCATGTCGCTGCGGGACTTGTGGGAGAACTCCTCAAACACAGTCAATAAACCACTCGCTCCAATTGGAACCAGAGTCAATGCAG ggACCTTTGTAAGCACCAAATACAACCTCTCTGGAGGTTATATCCCGTCATTCCAAAAGAAAGAGGTGGGCTCTGTGGGACAAAGAATCCAGCTTGCTCCTTTAGCTGGACAGCATGCAA ATTTCGATAACTGGAGAAGGAGAGCAGACAGGACTCAGATGAAGGGGAACAGCTACTCGGCCCTGGGAAAAAACTCCGGGAACATCCTCACCAGAGCTCCAACTGTACAGCCGGTCCATGGCAGGGTAGACTGGACATCCAAATATGGAGGAAATCGATAG